A single genomic interval of Helianthus annuus cultivar XRQ/B chromosome 6, HanXRQr2.0-SUNRISE, whole genome shotgun sequence harbors:
- the LOC110865278 gene encoding uncharacterized protein LOC110865278 isoform X2, whose amino-acid sequence MKMSSRAPFSPLSFISTDDDRSILQFATRVLLTGVMSVFLFHSSRRGAKYQRTYVEICLAFALCPVMNTSLTATATVVTTIDILKNSGFAIEKI is encoded by the exons ATGAAGATGTCCAGTCGAGCTCCTTTCTCTCCACTCTCTTTCATCTCCACTGATGATGACCGATCCATTCTCCAATTCGCCACCCGCGTTCTTCTCACCGGCGTCATGTCCGTCTTCCTCTTCCACTCCTCCCGCCGCGGAGCAAAATACCAAAGAACTT ACGTTGAGATCTGTTTGGCGTTCGCTCTTTGCCCTGTGATGAACACCTCTCTCACAG CTACTGCTACTGTTGTCACGACTATAGATATTCTCAAGAACAGTGGATTTGCCATTGAGAAGA TATAA
- the LOC110865277 gene encoding delta(12) fatty acid desaturase DES8.11, protein MGAGGRMSDPSEGKNILERVPIDPPFTLSDLKKAIPAHCFERSVIRSSYYVVHDLIVTYVFYFLANTYIPLLPTPWAYLAWPVYWFCQASILTGLWVIGHECGHHAFSDYQLIDDAVGFVLHSALYTPYFSWKYSHRNHHANTNSLDNDEVYIPKRKSKIAIYSKLLNNPPGRVFTLVFRLTLGFPLYLLTNISGKKYGRFANHFDPLSPIFTERERIQVVISDIGILAVLYATKLLVEAKGVAWVTSMYLIPVLGVHMFFVLITYLHHTHLSLPHYDSTEWNWIRGALSTIDRDFGFLNRVFHDVTHTHVLHHLISYIPHYHAKEARDAIKPVLGEFYKIDRTPIFKAMWREAKECIYIEPDEDSEHKGTYWYHKM, encoded by the coding sequence ATGGGTGCAGGTGGGCGGATGTCAGACCCATCTGAGGGCAAAAACATCCTCGAACGTGTCCCCATTGATCCACCATTCACTCTAAGTGATCTAAAGAAAGCAATCCCTGCTCACTGCTTCGAACGATCTGTCATCCGTTCATCTTACTATGTTGTTCACGACCTCATTGTGACCTATGTCTTCTACTTCCTTGCCAACACATACATCCCTCTTCTCCCTACCCCGTGGGCTTACTTAGCATGGCCGGTTTACTGGTTTTGTCAAGCTAGCATCCTCACTGGGCTATGGGTTATCGGTCACGAATGTGGTCACCATGCCTTTAGTGATTACCAGTTGATCGATGACGCTGTTGGGTTCGTCCTCCACTCTGCTCTTTATACCCCTTATTTCTCTTGGAAATACAGCCATAGGAACCACCATGCCAACACGAATTCACTTGATAACGATGAAGTTTACATTCCTAAACGCAAGTCCAAAATTGCCATTTATTCAAAGCTTCTTAACAATCCCCCAGGTCGAGTGTTCACTTTGGTTTTCAGGTTAACTCTAGGGTTTCCTTTGTATCTCTTGACTAACATTTCTGGCAAGAAATACGGGAGGTTCGCCAACCACTTTGATCCACTAAGTCCGATTTTCACCGAGCGTGAAAGAATTCAGGTTGTTATATCTGATATTGGTATTCTCGCGGTTTTGTACGCAACTAAGCTACTTGTAGAAGCGAAGGGGGTAGCTTGGGTGACAAGCATGTATTTAATTCCGGTGCTAGGTGTACACATGTTTTTCGTGTTGATCACATATTTGCACCACACCCATCTCTCATTACCTCATTATGATTCAACTGAATGGAACTGGATTAGAGGGGCATTATCAACAATTGATAGGGATTTCGGATTCCTTAATAGGGTTTTCCATGATGTCACCCACACTCACGTCTTGCATCATTTGATCTCGTACATTCCACATTATCATGCAAAGGAGGCAAGGGACGCAATCAAGCCAGTCTTGGGTGAGTTTTATAAGATCGATAGGACCCCGATATTCAAGGCGATGTGGAGAGAGGCCAAGGAATGCATCTACATTGAACCGGATGAAGATAGCGAACACAAAGGCACATATTGGTACCATAAAATGTAA
- the LOC110865278 gene encoding uncharacterized protein LOC110865278 isoform X1 encodes MKMSSRAPFSPLSFISTDDDRSILQFATRVLLTGVMSVFLFHSSRRGAKYQRTYVEICLAFALCPVMNTSLTATATVVTTIDILKNSGFAIEKSKNIYDC; translated from the exons ATGAAGATGTCCAGTCGAGCTCCTTTCTCTCCACTCTCTTTCATCTCCACTGATGATGACCGATCCATTCTCCAATTCGCCACCCGCGTTCTTCTCACCGGCGTCATGTCCGTCTTCCTCTTCCACTCCTCCCGCCGCGGAGCAAAATACCAAAGAACTT ACGTTGAGATCTGTTTGGCGTTCGCTCTTTGCCCTGTGATGAACACCTCTCTCACAG CTACTGCTACTGTTGTCACGACTATAGATATTCTCAAGAACAGTGGATTTGCCATTGAGAAGAGTAAGAATATTTATGACTGCTAA